Proteins found in one Desulfobacteraceae bacterium genomic segment:
- a CDS encoding enoyl-CoA hydratase/isomerase family protein: MEETAVLFQKEGNIGIIRFNRPHRLNAINQSLLKGFVDQLHVAQQDPDVRSVILTGAGRAFCAGEDLKETSAGKSFT, from the coding sequence TTGGAAGAAACCGCCGTGCTCTTTCAAAAAGAAGGCAATATCGGAATCATCCGATTCAATCGGCCGCACCGTCTGAATGCCATCAACCAATCGCTGTTAAAGGGATTTGTCGACCAACTGCACGTCGCGCAACAAGATCCCGACGTCCGATCCGTCATCCTGACCGGCGCCGGTCGCGCCTTTTGCGCCGGAGAGGATCTCAAAGAGACTTCAGCCGGTAAAAGCTTCACC
- a CDS encoding TRAP transporter large permease — translation MTVVIAVMALVVVIMLLGVPVGFAFGLGGFAILAITGLDPRFAIPAAFRNLESYTLLALPLFIMAGGLMRDADISKRLIAFTMAFLGRIRGGLGMVCVVSCTIFGAISGSASAAIAAIGSVMIPEMVEQGYSRGYATGLVAASSMLALLIPPSIPMIVFAMTAQISILAAFLSTLLPGVLMMTAYCIINLIMSRRMQSLKVAPKMPLPQTIAEIGRSTRHAGFALFMPVLVLGGIYGGVFTPTEAAGMSAVYAVLVGFFVYRKMTLKGVGSNIKSSMVTSGVVMILLFFILMVSRIMVTYQVPQQLTEFIFSFTTNKWLVLLMLNVILLLMGMLVDDVSGNILSAAILLPIAKSVGIDPIHFAAISVTNLSLGNITPPCAPMLYLAGLIGGNLPLNEYVKPAAFFMIFGAVPVILAVTYVPEFALILVNLFLK, via the coding sequence ATGACGGTCGTCATCGCGGTAATGGCTCTGGTGGTTGTGATCATGTTGTTGGGCGTGCCGGTGGGCTTTGCCTTCGGCCTGGGTGGTTTCGCCATTCTGGCGATCACCGGGCTGGACCCCCGCTTTGCCATCCCGGCGGCCTTTCGCAACCTGGAATCCTATACTCTGCTTGCCCTGCCACTCTTCATCATGGCCGGCGGGCTGATGCGCGATGCGGACATATCCAAGCGCCTGATCGCCTTCACGATGGCTTTTTTGGGCCGGATACGAGGGGGGCTGGGGATGGTCTGCGTGGTGTCGTGCACCATCTTCGGCGCCATCTCGGGTTCGGCCTCGGCGGCCATTGCCGCCATCGGATCGGTCATGATACCGGAGATGGTGGAGCAGGGCTACTCGCGGGGCTACGCCACGGGTCTGGTGGCCGCGTCATCGATGCTGGCCCTGCTCATTCCGCCCAGCATCCCGATGATCGTTTTCGCCATGACGGCGCAGATCTCCATTCTGGCCGCTTTCCTGAGCACCCTGCTGCCCGGCGTGCTCATGATGACGGCCTACTGCATCATCAACCTGATCATGAGCCGGCGGATGCAATCGTTGAAGGTCGCCCCCAAAATGCCCTTGCCCCAAACCATCGCGGAGATCGGCCGGTCCACCCGGCATGCGGGGTTTGCGCTTTTCATGCCGGTCCTGGTCCTCGGCGGGATTTACGGCGGCGTCTTCACCCCCACCGAAGCCGCCGGCATGTCGGCGGTTTATGCCGTGCTGGTGGGCTTTTTCGTCTACAGGAAAATGACCCTCAAAGGGGTGGGCAGCAACATCAAAAGCTCCATGGTGACATCCGGGGTGGTCATGATCCTGCTCTTTTTTATCCTGATGGTCAGCAGGATCATGGTGACCTACCAGGTCCCCCAGCAGTTGACGGAGTTCATTTTCAGCTTCACCACCAACAAGTGGCTCGTGCTGTTGATGCTCAATGTCATTCTTCTCTTGATGGGCATGCTGGTGGACGATGTCTCCGGCAACATCCTCTCGGCCGCCATCCTGCTGCCGATTGCCAAATCGGTGGGGATCGACCCGATTCATTTTGCCGCCATTTCGGTCACCAATTTGTCCCTGGGCAATATCACCCCGCCGTGCGCCCCCATGTTGTACCTGGCCGGCCTGATCGGCGGCAATCTGCCCCTCAACGAATACGTCAAACCGGCCGCCTTCTTTATGATTTTCGGTGCGGTCCCGGTTATCCTGGCAGTCACCTATGTGCCCGAATTCGCCCTGATTCTGGTAAACCTGTTTCTGAAATAA
- a CDS encoding TRAP transporter small permease subunit, giving the protein MHRFFSVADRVIDKSASALIIAGGALVTLSVVLQVLLRYVFKVPLFGLEEFSRLIAVWVYFLGAIFGTKWDAHVQGDVAGRIFTTNRSKAVIKTIAWAISLLVCILFLYHSAKYCIWLHGTGERTTGLWWPRIYSVGSMLFGAFFMTLYSTANLIKYSRAAGGRLDPTPGGAT; this is encoded by the coding sequence ATGCATCGATTTTTTTCAGTCGCGGACAGGGTTATCGATAAAAGCGCCAGCGCGCTGATCATTGCCGGCGGCGCACTCGTCACGCTGTCAGTGGTGTTGCAGGTCCTGCTGAGATATGTGTTCAAGGTCCCGCTTTTCGGCTTGGAGGAATTTTCGAGGTTGATCGCCGTGTGGGTCTACTTCCTGGGCGCGATCTTCGGAACCAAGTGGGACGCCCATGTCCAGGGTGACGTGGCCGGGCGGATTTTTACCACCAACCGTTCGAAGGCCGTGATCAAGACCATCGCCTGGGCGATCAGCCTCCTGGTCTGCATCCTCTTTCTCTACCACTCCGCAAAATACTGCATCTGGCTCCACGGAACCGGAGAAAGAACCACCGGCCTGTGGTGGCCGCGAATCTACAGCGTCGGCAGCATGCTTTTCGGCGCCTTTTTCATGACCCTCTACAGCACCGCCAATCTGATCAAATACTCACGAGCAGCCGGCGGCCGGCTGGACCCCACACCGGGAGGTGCCACATGA
- the dctP gene encoding TRAP transporter substrate-binding protein DctP, whose protein sequence is MAKLLRAKITIVLVSALACWFVFSFAATDARCETYKWKISQGIAEDHPAAARCKQFAAVVAEKSGGKITLSYFPSGALGDWMEQIEANRMGTLEIGLNAGSTSYDPRTNLMFMPYLFATWDEARAAIGSEGWLTPIFDELYSQIGLKVLGIYLNAWDGMAYTKRVTKVAKVPADYAGIKMRVPPIRIFEVYIPTLGFISTPIAYSETFTALQTGIVDARSACPAVEAYVMRDALSYWVATRDCFEYWFLTINKALWDSLSDEDKAILSSAADEVMKEQALAAEKDENEFKQKLVDAGVKVYEVTDEEWQAGAKVVRAKAWPVIQDELLGSLLMEKVKAHATQIPE, encoded by the coding sequence ATGGCTAAACTATTGAGGGCTAAAATCACGATCGTTCTGGTATCGGCGCTGGCGTGCTGGTTCGTTTTTTCCTTCGCGGCCACCGATGCCCGCTGTGAAACCTACAAATGGAAAATCAGTCAGGGAATTGCCGAAGACCACCCCGCCGCCGCCCGGTGCAAACAGTTTGCGGCGGTTGTCGCGGAAAAATCCGGTGGCAAGATCACCCTGTCGTATTTTCCATCGGGTGCGCTGGGGGACTGGATGGAGCAGATCGAAGCCAACCGGATGGGCACCCTGGAGATCGGGCTCAACGCCGGATCCACCTCCTATGACCCCCGAACGAACCTGATGTTCATGCCTTACCTCTTCGCCACCTGGGACGAAGCCCGCGCCGCCATCGGCTCCGAGGGCTGGCTCACCCCCATTTTCGATGAACTCTACTCCCAGATCGGGCTCAAGGTGCTCGGGATCTATTTGAACGCCTGGGACGGGATGGCCTACACGAAGCGGGTCACCAAGGTGGCCAAGGTCCCCGCGGATTACGCCGGCATCAAGATGCGCGTGCCGCCGATTCGGATTTTCGAAGTCTATATCCCCACCCTGGGCTTCATATCGACGCCCATCGCCTACTCGGAGACCTTTACCGCCCTCCAAACCGGCATTGTCGATGCGAGATCCGCTTGCCCCGCCGTCGAGGCCTACGTCATGCGGGATGCACTTTCGTACTGGGTGGCGACGCGCGACTGCTTTGAATACTGGTTTTTGACCATCAACAAAGCGCTCTGGGATTCTCTGTCCGATGAAGACAAGGCGATATTGAGCAGTGCCGCCGATGAGGTCATGAAGGAACAGGCGCTTGCCGCGGAAAAGGATGAAAACGAATTCAAACAGAAGCTGGTGGATGCCGGTGTCAAGGTTTACGAGGTGACCGATGAGGAATGGCAGGCGGGGGCGAAGGTGGTTCGCGCCAAAGCCTGGCCGGTTATTCAGGATGAGCTTCTGGGGTCGCTTCTCATGGAAAAAGTGAAGGCCCATGCAACCCAGATCCCCGAGTGA
- a CDS encoding TetR/AcrR family transcriptional regulator, whose protein sequence is MKENIKKAAINLFYKKGYFATSMSNIALATGIRKSSIYHHYATKEDILLDILRTTMNDLQEALQKRLAEASGAEAKIKAVIHCHIDFHVQRQKETIIADSELRGLTAKNYKEIIQMRDDYEKHLQNVLEESVAEGSFAASDTKIISYAILSMCTGVHTWFKKSGRLSKQAIADIYTEFILKGLAKP, encoded by the coding sequence ATGAAAGAGAATATAAAAAAGGCCGCCATCAATCTTTTTTACAAAAAGGGGTATTTTGCCACCAGTATGAGCAATATCGCCCTGGCGACCGGCATCAGAAAATCCAGCATCTATCATCACTACGCAACGAAGGAAGACATTCTGCTGGATATTCTCAGAACGACCATGAACGACCTTCAAGAAGCCTTGCAGAAACGATTGGCCGAAGCCAGCGGCGCAGAGGCGAAAATCAAGGCCGTGATCCACTGCCACATCGATTTTCATGTTCAGCGCCAGAAAGAGACGATTATCGCGGACAGCGAACTCAGGGGCCTGACAGCCAAAAACTACAAAGAAATCATTCAGATGCGTGACGACTACGAAAAACACCTCCAGAATGTGCTGGAGGAGAGCGTCGCTGAGGGGAGTTTTGCCGCATCGGACACAAAAATCATCTCATATGCCATTTTGTCCATGTGCACCGGGGTCCACACCTGGTTTAAAAAGTCCGGGCGCCTGTCGAAGCAGGCGATCGCGGATATCTATACCGAGTTCATCCTGAAAGGATTGGCCAAACCCTGA
- a CDS encoding extracellular solute-binding protein codes for MKKWVIWGVVGFLLAAPVMASDAAKEEGKAAFYANITAIEPIMEAFSAATGVKGEYTRISTSKFLATVMTEFQAGKLMADVVQAPLPVLEMLKNQGVLAPYSSPAAADYPEWTRKDEHIQIFGIEYVALIYNKELVKAEDVPRRYEDLADPKWKDKIVMANPASHATTISWLVGLKENIFASEADWRAFLKGLAANKPMFVASFGPTPAPVESGEKWIAISMPKYIITKAPAPLDWARVEQPLLGSPRGIALTAKAPHPNAGKLFIDFWLSGEAMAKLATDVGEYVLAPGVFPPIDGMDTAQVMAIRELSDEEIEKWGAEFRTIFEAP; via the coding sequence ATGAAAAAATGGGTTATCTGGGGGGTTGTGGGCTTTTTGCTGGCCGCGCCGGTTATGGCCTCGGACGCGGCTAAAGAAGAGGGCAAAGCCGCTTTTTATGCCAATATCACGGCCATCGAGCCCATCATGGAGGCGTTCTCCGCCGCCACCGGCGTCAAGGGGGAATACACCCGGATTTCCACCTCCAAGTTTCTGGCCACGGTCATGACGGAGTTTCAGGCCGGGAAACTCATGGCCGACGTGGTCCAGGCGCCGCTGCCGGTTCTGGAGATGCTCAAAAACCAGGGCGTGCTGGCCCCCTACAGCTCGCCGGCTGCCGCGGACTATCCCGAGTGGACCCGAAAAGACGAACACATTCAGATTTTCGGCATCGAATACGTGGCCCTGATCTACAACAAGGAGCTGGTAAAGGCCGAGGATGTCCCCAGGCGCTATGAGGATCTGGCCGATCCCAAATGGAAGGACAAAATCGTCATGGCCAACCCGGCCTCCCATGCCACCACGATTTCCTGGCTAGTCGGTCTCAAGGAGAACATTTTTGCATCCGAGGCGGACTGGCGGGCCTTTCTAAAGGGGCTGGCCGCCAACAAACCGATGTTCGTGGCCTCCTTCGGGCCCACCCCGGCGCCGGTGGAAAGCGGAGAAAAATGGATTGCGATCTCCATGCCCAAGTACATCATCACCAAGGCGCCGGCACCCCTGGACTGGGCCCGGGTGGAGCAGCCGCTGCTGGGTTCTCCCAGGGGCATCGCCCTGACCGCCAAGGCGCCGCACCCCAATGCGGGCAAGCTGTTTATCGATTTCTGGCTGTCCGGGGAGGCCATGGCCAAACTGGCCACCGATGTGGGCGAATACGTGCTGGCGCCGGGGGTCTTTCCACCCATCGACGGCATGGACACCGCCCAGGTGATGGCCATCCGGGAACTCTCGGATGAAGAGATCGAAAAGTGGGGCGCCGAATTCCGGACGATATTTGAAGCGCCCTGA
- a CDS encoding ABC transporter ATP-binding protein — MQIRITDLSKHYFSEGKTIRALDRVDLTIPANEIFTLLGPSGCGKTTLLRCIVGLESPDAGEIAIGDDIVWSREKHIQVPPEKRGLGMVFQTYAIWPHMTVFDNVAYPLQVRKFPGQRIQRKVADILRFVQLEGFEKRPATKLSGGQQQRVALARALVAEPKVILFDEPLSNLDAKLREETRKELKRFLNALKITAVYVTHDRIEALSLSDTIAVMHSGRIMEIGGPQKIYFDADHQFVADFIGRANLIPARVAGHLEDRSVVESAIGRVVCQKRTDFKPGTEVVLCVRPEFIQLVSEGGGENVVQGKVDLLSFIGEAYEGEILVRDQRLVAKIPPDVRVGQGDSVHLLIAPAHCFMLAA; from the coding sequence ATGCAGATCCGGATCACAGACCTCAGCAAACATTATTTTTCAGAGGGCAAGACGATTCGCGCCCTGGACCGGGTGGATCTGACCATACCGGCCAACGAGATTTTCACCCTGCTGGGACCCAGCGGCTGCGGTAAAACGACCCTCTTGCGGTGCATCGTCGGCCTGGAATCGCCGGATGCCGGCGAAATCGCAATCGGCGACGACATCGTCTGGTCCAGGGAGAAACACATCCAGGTTCCGCCGGAAAAACGCGGTCTGGGGATGGTGTTTCAAACCTACGCCATCTGGCCCCACATGACAGTCTTCGACAACGTCGCCTATCCGCTTCAGGTGCGCAAGTTCCCGGGGCAGCGGATTCAGCGCAAGGTGGCCGACATCCTGCGCTTCGTGCAGTTGGAGGGGTTCGAGAAACGACCGGCCACCAAGCTCTCCGGCGGGCAGCAGCAGCGGGTGGCCCTGGCCCGGGCGCTGGTGGCCGAGCCGAAGGTCATCCTGTTCGACGAGCCGTTGAGCAACCTGGACGCCAAGCTTCGGGAGGAAACCCGAAAAGAGCTCAAGCGATTTTTGAACGCCTTGAAGATTACCGCAGTCTATGTGACCCATGACCGGATCGAAGCGCTGAGCCTCTCGGATACCATCGCCGTCATGCACAGCGGCCGGATCATGGAAATCGGGGGGCCTCAAAAAATCTATTTCGACGCCGACCACCAGTTTGTGGCCGATTTCATCGGCCGGGCCAACCTGATCCCGGCGCGGGTTGCGGGCCATCTGGAGGACCGGTCCGTGGTGGAGTCGGCCATCGGGAGGGTCGTTTGCCAGAAACGCACCGATTTCAAGCCCGGCACCGAAGTGGTCCTCTGCGTGCGGCCGGAATTTATCCAGCTGGTATCCGAGGGCGGCGGTGAGAACGTGGTCCAGGGCAAGGTGGACCTGCTGTCCTTTATCGGCGAGGCCTACGAGGGGGAAATCCTCGTCCGCGACCAGCGGCTGGTGGCCAAGATCCCCCCGGATGTCCGGGTAGGCCAGGGGGATAGCGTTCACCTGCTGATCGCTCCCGCCCACTGCTTCATGCTGGCCGCCTGA
- a CDS encoding iron ABC transporter permease, which translates to MYKTRPALTYSLVSIVGFLTVCPVIMLIFGSFSKGLGAFGTFTLEKYIQAYTDPAFAEVIVNTVIFVLGSSLVATALALFLSYLNNRTDIPFKFLFKIISLIPMMIPHILFSVSWVLLLNPSNGMINLFLKQVLSLDAAPLNIYSLWGMILVEGLLDLPIAYLIIAPAMASFDVALEESSKVSGASNLRTLLRVTLPVLRPAILAAFILGVIRSLASFAVPSVIGMPGRITVLATHIYNSIARGFAADFGKAAAVGMSVLATSITLILVYRHLTAESEKFVTISSRGYRPTVIQLKGARLPMFLAVGLLSAVLIVLPVLVLLYSSMVPYTMVPSPRAFSMMSWKHWADVLHDPISLLSLKNSLFLGVVGATLGVVLSIFVAYVIVKVKTRGASILESLSFLSFSFPGIVIGVGFMWFFVQTPLYATLWALLIGYIATYLPYGIRPMASAFIQIHSHLEESSLVCGAGNWTTMRRIVIPLLVPGIVSGWILMATMFLRELTLSVVLSRPGTEVLAVQILRFAEDGLWGKLSALGILMIGISTVLVVLATLVGARFKPMAAGG; encoded by the coding sequence ATGTACAAGACCCGCCCGGCGCTGACCTATTCCCTGGTTTCGATCGTGGGCTTTCTCACCGTCTGCCCCGTAATCATGTTGATTTTCGGCAGTTTTTCCAAGGGATTGGGGGCCTTTGGGACCTTTACCCTCGAAAAATACATCCAGGCCTATACCGACCCGGCATTTGCCGAGGTGATCGTCAACACCGTGATTTTCGTCCTGGGATCCTCGCTGGTGGCGACGGCCCTGGCGCTTTTCCTTTCCTATCTGAACAACCGTACCGATATCCCCTTCAAATTCCTGTTCAAGATCATCTCTCTGATTCCCATGATGATCCCCCATATCCTCTTTTCCGTGAGCTGGGTGCTGCTGCTCAACCCGTCCAACGGCATGATCAACCTGTTTTTAAAGCAGGTCCTGTCCCTGGATGCGGCGCCGCTGAACATCTATTCGCTGTGGGGGATGATCCTGGTGGAAGGCCTGCTGGATCTGCCCATCGCCTATCTGATCATCGCTCCGGCAATGGCCTCCTTCGATGTGGCCCTGGAGGAATCCTCCAAGGTCAGCGGCGCCTCCAACCTGAGGACCTTGTTGCGGGTGACCCTGCCGGTGCTGCGACCGGCGATTCTGGCCGCTTTCATCCTGGGGGTCATTCGATCCCTGGCCTCATTCGCCGTGCCGTCGGTGATCGGCATGCCCGGCCGCATCACGGTGCTGGCCACCCACATCTACAACAGCATCGCCAGGGGGTTTGCCGCGGATTTCGGCAAGGCCGCGGCCGTTGGCATGAGCGTGCTGGCCACCTCCATCACCCTGATTCTGGTCTACCGCCACCTGACCGCCGAGAGCGAAAAGTTTGTGACCATCTCCAGCCGTGGGTATCGCCCCACGGTGATCCAGTTGAAGGGTGCCCGGCTGCCGATGTTTCTGGCGGTGGGTCTGCTTTCCGCTGTTTTGATTGTCCTGCCGGTGCTGGTCCTGTTATACAGCTCCATGGTTCCCTACACGATGGTGCCGAGCCCCAGAGCATTTTCGATGATGTCCTGGAAACACTGGGCCGATGTGCTTCACGACCCGATTTCGCTGCTGTCGTTAAAAAACAGCCTGTTTCTCGGGGTGGTGGGGGCCACCTTGGGGGTGGTGCTCTCGATCTTCGTGGCCTATGTGATCGTCAAGGTGAAAACCCGGGGGGCGAGCATATTGGAATCCTTGAGTTTCCTGTCCTTCTCCTTTCCGGGCATCGTCATCGGGGTGGGGTTCATGTGGTTTTTCGTTCAAACCCCCCTCTACGCCACCCTCTGGGCGCTGCTGATCGGCTATATCGCCACCTACCTGCCCTACGGCATCCGCCCCATGGCCAGCGCCTTCATCCAGATCCACAGCCACCTGGAGGAGTCTTCCCTGGTGTGCGGGGCCGGCAATTGGACCACCATGCGGCGCATCGTGATTCCGCTACTGGTTCCCGGCATCGTGTCGGGCTGGATCCTCATGGCCACGATGTTCCTCCGCGAGCTGACCCTCTCGGTGGTGCTCTCCCGGCCGGGCACCGAGGTGTTGGCGGTCCAGATCCTGCGCTTTGCCGAAGACGGTCTGTGGGGCAAGCTATCGGCCCTGGGCATCCTGATGATCGGCATCTCCACCGTGCTGGTGGTCCTGGCAACGCTGGTCGGGGCCCGGTTCAAGCCCATGGCGGCCGGGGGCTGA